AACCGATCCGCCAGCCTGCCATGGAGTAGGTCTTCGACAGGGTCGTTGTCTCAACGGCGATCTCACGTGCGCCTTCGACCTGAAGGATGGATGGTGGCGGATCCTCGAAATAGATTTCGTTGTAGGCAAGATCAGACAGGATCCAGAGATCATGCTGACGGGCGATCTTTACGGCTTCGCGGTAGAAATCGAGATCAGCCACAGCGCCTGTCGGGTTGGACGGATAGCAGAGCACCATCGCGGTCGGCGGCGGCACGCTGTAGCGGATCGCGTGATCAAGATTGGAGAGGTACTGTTCCGGCGTCTGGGCTGGCACGCCGCGGATCGAGGCGCCAGCGATGATGAAGCCGAACGAGTGCAGCGGATAGGAGGGGTCGGGCGCTAGGATAACGTCGCCCGGGGCGGAAATTGCCTGTGCGAGGTTGGCGAAGCCTTCCTTCGACCCCAGCGTCACGATGACTTCGCGGTCCTTGTCCAGCGTCACGTCGAAGCGGCGCTTATAGTAATTCACGAGCGAGCGGCGCAGGCCATTGATGCCGCGCGAAGCGGAATAGCCATTCACGTCCGGCTTCTGTGCGGTCTCACAAAGCTTGTCGACGATGTGTTTTGGTGTCGGCAGGTCCGGATTGCCCATGCCGAGGTCAATAATATCCGCGCCATTCGCCCGCAGCGCCGCCTTGCGACGGTTCACCTGTTCAAAAACATAGGGCGGCAAACGCCTGATCTTATAAAATTCTCCGGCCATGACCGAACTCCGCAGGGCAAATGGGCTGTAGCGATGGAAAGGAAGTGTCAGCGCCGCGCGCGGGGCCTGTCAAACCTTGCCCGCAGGGAAGCAACTTCCTGATCTGACAGGAAGTCGGCGGGAGCTGGCCGACCTTCGAGCTTGTTAAGCTGCGCATCGCCCCAGGCCGCGATTTCCTGCGGCGTGAGATAAGTCGGCGCTGAACGCGGGTCCTTGAGCATGGCCTGATACAAGGCGCTGCGGCGGCGGACCGCCTCATCCTTGGCGCGCTTGGAGTCCGAGTCCACGCCTTCATCCGTCTCGACTTCAGCCTGAGGTAGCGTCGGGACATCAGCAATTTTCGGGAAGCCACGTTCCGCCAATTCCGCCTGGCGCTTTTCATACCATTCCGGCGGCTGCACGGTGCTGCTCGAGGTCGCAGTTGTCGTGCATCCGACCAGCATCAGCGTAAAAACGGGAATCAACCAGGCTTTCGTCATAAACTTCGGTACTCTTCATTCATCCTGAAACATTTATTCCCTACCGCTGTTTGTGTAGAATAGCGATAGAGGGTGATGAAAAGCACGAGCGATATGAGCGATCCAGAACACCGCACACTGAATGCGATCCTCGCTGATCAATCACCTGAGCAGTTACAGGCGATCGGGCAGGCCCTTGCCGAAGCCGCGATCGAGTCGCAGGCGCTGCTCAATGAAGTGCTTGCGACAGCGAACCCCGGCGAAGGGCTTACGTCAAACCCAGACCCATTCGGTGTCGGCAACACCTACGGCCGCCTCGGACAGTCGCTGGCGAGCAATCCGCAGGCCTTGCTCGACGCAAATCTGGAGCTCTGGACCGGCTGGATCAGCCTCTGGAAGGATTTCACGCTCGGTCAGATCAGCGATGCGAAGGACAAGCGCTTCTCTGACCCCGAATGGTCGTCCAACCCGGCATTCGAGTTCATGCGCAAGGCGTATGAGCTGAACTCATCCTGGATGATGTCGCTGCTGGAGGCCGCGCCTGATCTTTCGCCAAGCGACAAGCGCAAGGCCCAGTTCTACACGCGCCAGACAATAGACGCGCTGTCCCCGACCAATTTCTTCGCGACCAATCCTGCAGCCCTGCGCGCCATGTTGAAAACGGGCGGGCAGAGCCTCGTTGACGGCTTGCGGAATGCCCGCGCTGATATCGCCAAAGGTGGCGGCCGCCTGTCGATCAGCCAGTCGGATGAAACGCCATTTGAGATCGGCAAGAATATCGCAACCGCCCCCGGCAAGGTCGTGTTCCGTAACAAGCTGATCGAGCTACTTCGGTTCGAACCATCCACCGAGGATGTTTATGAGCGCCCGCTGCTCATCTTCCCGCCCTGGATCAACAAATACTACATCATGGACCTGCGCGAGGAGAACTCGCTGATCCGCTGGCTCGTCGACAAGGGCCTGACCGTCTTCGTGGTCTCGTGGCGGTCTGCGGATGCCGTGACGCGTGATTTTACGTGGGATGACTATATCGAACACGGAGCGTTCGCGGCGATGAACGAAGCCCTCGCCCAAACCGGTGCGGGCAAGCTTAACGCCATTGGCTATTGTATCGGTGGCTCGCTTCTCACCGGGGCGCTTGGCCACATGGCGAAGACGGGCGACGAGCGCGTCGCATCGGCCACCTTCTTTGCGTCGCAATCAGACTTCTCCGATGCAGGCGACCTGATGGTGTTCACCGATCCGGAGTCACTCGGCAGCATCGATTCCGTCATCGACGAGAATAATGGCATCATGCCGGGCGAGATGATGGGCCAGACTTTCAACTGGCTGCGCCCTGTCGACCTCGTCTGGCGCTACGTTGTCGACAATTACATGATGGGCAAGAAGCCTCGCCCGTTTGACCTTCTGTTCTGGAACGCGGATCAAACGAATATTCCGGGCGAGACGCATCGTACCTATCTGAAAAACCTGTATGGAAAGAATGAGCTATCCCAAGGACGTTTCAAAATCTTCGGTGAGCCTGTTTCCATGGGGGACATCTCTATTCCCGTCACCATTCAGGCGAGCCGCGAAGACCATATCTGTCCGTGGCACTCCATCTATCGCGGTGCCCAGAAGTATGGCGGCGACGTAAATTTCATCCTGGCCGGGTCGGGCCACATCGCTGGCGTGATCAACCATCCGAGCGCCGAGAAGTACCAGCACTGGACAAATGAGGGCTTGGCGAAGACGCCAGAGGCCTGGCTGTCTGGAGCCGAAGAGACCAAGGGCTCATGGTGGCCGACTTGGTGGGAATGGCTTGAGCCTAAGGCGGGCGACCTTCAACCAGCTGAGCCAGTTGAAGACAAGGGGCTGGGCGACGCACCCGGCACCTATGTGAAGATGCGCCTCTCTGACATCGCGCAGGGCAAGATGCCCGCGACCGAGTATTCGACGCCTTCCAAGCCTGACCGCCCGGCCCCAAAGCCGAAGCCGGCCGCCAAAAAGGCGTCTTCGCCTAAGCCCAAACCGGCTGCCGCCAAGGCAAAAAGCAGCTCTACGACTTCGACGAAGTCAAAGGCGGGCGCGAAGAAGCCGGCCAAGAAAACTGCGTCTCAAGGGAAGAGTGGCAGAAGTGCGTCGAGCCCCAAGGCCTGATCCCATCCCATCATAAGGTTGAGGTTCTGGATGGCCTGACCGCTGGACCCTTTGACGAGGTTGTCGATGACCGCGATCACAATCACACGGCCTTTTGCGCTGTCAGGGAAAACGGCAATCCGGCAATCATTCGTCCCGCGCACATGACGCGTATCCGGCGGCGGTGATCCGAGCGGCAACACGCTGACAAAAGGCTGATCTGCATAGGCCGCCGACAGAGCTGCATGGACCGAATCGACGTCTCCGCGCAGATGGCAGGTAACGTGTTCACCTCGTGCCATCGGGATCAGGTGGGGCGTGAACGTCACTTCGATGTCATTGAGGCCTGCCCGCAGATTAAGCTCCTGCTCAATCTCCGGCGTATGCCGATGGGTGCCGACTCCGTACGCGTGCAAGCCCTCGGTGACTTCGCTGAAGAGGTTGCCTTCTTTCAGACCCCGCCCTGCCCCGGTCGCACCGGACTTGGCGTCGATAATGATCGCATCACGATCAATAATCATAGGACTCATTAGCGGCAGCAGAACCATGAGAATCGCCGTCGGATAGCAACCCGGACAGGCGACAAGATCTGCGCCTTTCATGGCATCGCCAGCGTGTTCGCTAAGGCCGTAAATTGCAATTGCCGTACGATCGGGCGCGATATGCTCGCGGCCATACGCCTTAGAATAGGCCACTGCATCGCGAAACCGGTAGTCTGACGAGAGATCGACGACCTTAACATGGGATGGCAGCGTCTCGATCAGGTCCTGGCTTGTCCCATGCGGCAGGCAGCCGAATGCGACGTCAATGCCGTCCCAATCAACATCCTCAGCCTTGATGACGTCGAGGTCGTACTTGCCGCGAAGGTGCGGGAAAATATCCGACAGTGTCTTGCCAGCGAGCGCGTTCCCCGTGGCAGCGACGGGCGTGACAGACGGGTGATTGCGCAGGAGTCGGACGGTCTCAGCGCCGGTATAACCGGACGCGCCCAGAATAGCGGCTTTCAACGGTTGATCGGTCATGAAGCCTCTTTGTCATGTCAGCGGGCAAAGAAAAAGGGCGCTCCGGTTTCGAAGCGCCCTTTTCGGGAAAAAGATTCTGAATGCGAACCTAGCGCTTCGAGAACTGGAAGCTGCGGCGTGCTTTTGCACGGCCATACTTCTTACGCTCAACCGTACGCGGGTCGCGGGTCAGGAAGCCGAATGGCTTGAGAACCGAACGCAGGCCTGGCTCGTAGTTCACGAGTGCGCGGGCAATGCCGTGACGCACAGCGCCAGCCTGACCGGAAAGGCCAGAGCCCTTTACGGTGCAGATCACGTCGAACTCGGTGCGGCGATCGGTTTCAATCAGCGGCTGTTCGATCACCATGCGCAGAACCGGACGAGCGAAATACTGCTCCTGGTCCTTGCCGTTGACGGTGATCTTGCCGGTGCCTGGCTTCAGCCAGACGCGAGCCGTTGCGGACTTGCGGCGGCCGGTGCCGTAAGAGCGGCCGAACTCGTCGATCTTTGGCTCTGCAGTGACAACCGTCTCGGTTGCAGCTTCGCCGCTAGTGACGGTTTTCAGGTCTTCAAGAGAATTGGCGGTATCGGACATATGATCAGTCGTCTCTCAGATTCTTGACGTTCATCGATGCGAAATCGACGGTTTCCGGCTTCTGGGCCTCATGCGGGTGCTCAGACCCTGCATAGACGCGAAGCTTGGAGAATTGCTGGCGGGCGAGCGGGCTTTCACCCGGCATCATGCGCTTCACAGCGAGCTCAATCGCGCGCTCTGGGAAGCGACCGCCGAGGATCTTCTCTGCCGTGGTCTGCTTAATGCCGCCTGGGTATCCGGTGTGACGGTAATAGGTCTTGTCACGCAGCTTGTTGCCGGTGAAGCGAGCCTTTTCCGCATTGATCACAACGATATGGTCGCCCGTATCGATGTGCGGAGTGTAATCAGCGCGGTGCTTGCCGCGCAGGCGTTTGGCGACATATGAAGCAAGGCGACCGACCACAACATCAGTTGCGTCGATAACGATCCACTTGTTCTCCACGTCAGCTGGTGCGTTATAAGTCTTCATTGCTCCTCGGGAGCCTCTCATTCGGAGTGTTGGAATATGTTCAAGCGCCCGCGTTTAAGCGCGCAGACCTTCCCTGTCAACGCAGGGATCGCCGGTTTCCTGCTATTCTATGCTGCATCCTGCTCTGGCCCGCAAGAGCCAGCAGAACAGGGCGAACCAGCGGCCCAGGAAGAGGACGCTGTGTCTGAAACCACTGATACGGCAGCAATAAATATGTTGCCGGCTGTCTGGTCGACCCGCCAGCTCGATTCGCCGGTTGCCAGCATCGGCGTTGCGGGCGGTGCCGGATCGACATTCGCCGTCGCCTATGACGATGGCAGCGTCCAGATTTTCGACTTCGATGGTGAACGTATCACCGAGACGACCGGTGAAGGTACGCGCGCGCTCGCGGAGGGACGCTATGCGATGCTTGCTGGTACGCCGGTCACGATCTTCCCTGGCATCGACGCAGAGGGCAGCCTGAAAGTCTGGATCTATGGCGGCGGCGTTGCCGCGCCTATCCAGTATGATCTGCAAGGGGACCAGACCGGTCCTGCAGCGGGCATCTGTGCCGCCCCGCCTGCGGACGATGCTGATTCCACCCATCGGATTGCGTACTGGACTGAAACGGAGCCGGACACGCTCTATAATGGCGCTATTCGGGAATCGGGCGGCGAGCTTGTCTTTGAAGTCGAAGATGAGCAGACCGCCAGCGGCCCGATCACCGCCTGCGTCATCAGCGCTGACGAGGCGACGGTGTTTACGGCGCCTGTTGATGCAGCGGCCAGCCTTCGCCGTCTGGGACGCGAAACGCTGATCCTGTCCGAAGGCAATGGACGTCTTAAACTGGCCGTTGGCGACAATGAGCCGGCAACATTCGATATTCGTGAAGGCATCACGGTCGAAGTGCCGAGCATGTTTACGTCGCTGGCGGCAACGGGCGATGCGCGCGGCGGCGGCTATCCCGGCGGCGTCATCATTGTCGGCGGCACGGTCAGCGGCGACGATCACCGGGTCGTCATGATAGACCCGAGCCGCATTACGATGTCGCCGATTGAGGTTCCGACGCCGACCGAGTGATCCAGACAAGGCGCACGGCGGCGATGAACACGATCACGCCGAGCGCCTGATGGACGATGGCAAGCTTTAGCGGTGCGCCGCTGACGAGTGTGTAGATGCCCCAAGCGGCCTGAGCCGTGATCAAGGTGGCAAGCAAGGCAAAGGGTTTGGCGGCAGGCTTGCCCCAGGCAAGGACTGCCCCGCCCAGCGCCGCGCCCCAGAGGACATAGGCGAGCAACCGGTGATTGAACTGGGTCGCCGCCAGCCCTTCGAACAGGCTGCGGATGCCAAGACCGTCCTGAATATATGAAGCGGGCACGAAGGCGCCGTCCATGAGTGGCCAGTCAGTATAGGTGCGCCCGGCATCAAGGCCTGCTACGAGGGCGCCTGATGCCATCTGGATCGAAACCAGGGCGAGCAGCACGATCGACAGTGAAGAAAGAAGCCGGGAAGCGGTGATGCGGCTCGTGCGGCCAAGATCCAGCCATAGCCAGACCGTGTAACCAATGATGACGAGCGCCAGAACGAAGTGTGTCATCAACCTGTACGGCGCGACATCCAGACGGTCTGTTTCACCAATCCCGCTGGACACCATCCACCAGCCAATCGCACCCTGCAGGCCGCCAAGCGCAATCAGAATGATGAGGCGCGTGGTGAGCGCCCGGCCGATCCACTTGCGGGCCAGAAAGAAAACGAGACCACCGACAGCAAAAAGGCCGATGAGCCGCCCGAAGAGACGGTGCCCCCACTCCCACCAGTAGATGTACTCAAACTCCGCCAGCGTCATATTGTAGTTCTGCTGCTGGAATTCGGTGGTCTGCTGGTACTTCGCGAACTCTTCCGCCCAGTCCTGCTGGTTGAGTGGCGGGAGAGATCCGCTAATCACGTCCCATTCGGTGATTGAGAGACCTGAATCGGTAAGGCGCGTCATGCCTCCGATCAGGATCATCGCATAGACCATCAGCGCGATAACGACGAGCCAGCGCCGGATCCATTTGTCTGCAAGCGGGGACTTTGCCATTTGTGTCATGGCGACCTATCTGAGCCCATACCGCGATTTCGCAAGCCGTCACGCGGTCGCAGGTGTATCGAAGTCAGGACCGGAACCCATCATGCGCAAACCGCTCGCGGCCATCGCAATCCTTGCCATCATTGCAATCTGGATCTTTCTGGTCGGGACAATCGGCAGCCGTATGACAGATTGGCCGTTCTGGCTCGAACTGCCATTTTACATCATTGCAGGCGTCGCCTGGATCCTGCCTGTGCGGCCGGTCCTGCGCTGGATGAACAGCGCAGAGCCAAGCCAGGACTAGCGGTTTTCCTGATCGTCATCCTCGCCAGCAAGCCGACGGGCCTGCTGGCGCAGTCGCTCGAACATGGTGGACGGGTCTTCGCCTTCATCGCTTTCAGCATTTGAGGCCGTGTCAGCGTCAGGTTCAAAGTCAGGGGTGTCCGAAACCTCTTCTGCCACCTCTGGCGGCAGCGTCTCCGGCGTTGGTTCATCACTCCAGCTGGCCTGGCTTTCAGCGACCTCTTCTTCGGCTTCAGCCTCTACTGGGGCTGGAACCACTTCCGGCGTTGGTTGCGAGTCGGCAGAGTACGCTTCGGCTTCTGGCACATCCGCTTCATCTACGGGAGCGTCTGCCTCAACGAGTTGCTCGGGCATGACCTCAGGCGACGCAGCTGCGGCGGCAGCGGCAGTCGTTGCGACCGTGGCGGTATTATCAGAATAGCTCCCGGCCGTTGCCTGCGCTGCGTAATCAGTCTGTGGTTCTGATGCGACGCTTGTGAGCGAGAGATCCCAGAGGATGGTTTCGCCGCCCGTGAGGGTACGACCCGGCTGCACGATGCAGCTGCCCGGTGAGCGCGCCGGAATGTAGACATCACACCAGCCGCCGAGCCGGCGCGTTGCGACCGTCTTGCCCTTGGCGACCCGGTCACCAGCGTCAGACTTGGTAACAAGGCGCGGGCCGAGACCGCCGGATGCAAAGACGAAACCGGCGCGGATATTGTCATTGCTGAAGACCGCAGAGAGACGCGCAAGCCCTTCGGATTCGGCCTTCATGGCGATCACGGCCTTGGGCTCCCCCTCTGTGCACTCGATACGGTCAATGGCGCCCGCAATTGGCGCGTGAACGTTGTTGGTAGAAACGGGAGACGATGCGATGCGGATGCGGACGGTCGGACCTGCCATACGCAGCCCCTCAGGCGCTTCAGTCTCTCCAACCGAAACGACGACGCCGTCGCAAGGCGACGTCACATGGTCGACCGACTGCGGTGTGACCCGTTCTGCCGTGCGCGTGGCAAAGAGGATGATGACGCCCGGAATGAAGCCGAGCCAGAAAAGCGGCTCCCACAGCATGGCGAGCAGGATGCCGAGCAACCATGCCGCCAGGAATCCGACAACGCCCTCAAGGTCAAAACCGCTCCTGAACCAGGGGAAGGTCTTGTGAGAAAGTGACGCGTCACGGTCTGCCATGGTAGTTCCTCTTATTCGGCGGCAGTTGCGAGGCGATCCCTCGCAACCTGATGCGCCCACATTTGTGCATACTTGCCATCAGAGCGCAAAAGTTCGCCGTGCGTTCCGCGCTCCAGTATTCGTCCTTGCTCGAGAACGACGATTTCGTCGGCGTTCTGCACGGTCGACAAGCGGTGCGCGACCATCAGCGTTGTGCGCCCGCGCGACGCTTCATCGAGCGCATCCTGCACAGCTGCCTCGGTTGCGCTGTCGAGAGCGGAAGTCGCTTCATCGAGGACGAGAACAGCCGGGTCAGCGAGGATGACGCGGGCGATACCGACGCGTTGCTTTTCGCCGCCAGAAAGTTTCAGGCCGCGTTCGCCGACTTCGGTCTGCCAGCCATCCGGCAGCGCTTCGATGAATGGCAGAAGTTGTGCACGGCGTGCGGCGTCCTCGAGCGCTTCGATGGAAGCGTCCGGATTGGCGTAGGCGATGTTTGCGGCGATCGTGTCGTTGAACAGGACGACATCCTGCGGGACGAGGCCCAGCGCCTGTCGCAGAGATGCCTGCGTCATGTCGCGAACGTCTGTGCCGTCGATGCGCACGCTGCCAGTCTGTACATCGTAAAAGCGGAAGAGAAGCTTTAGCAGTGTCGATTTGCCTGCACCGGATGTGCCGACAAAGGCGATCTTACGCCCCGGTGCGACGTCGAAGCTGATATCGGCGACGCCAACCGTTCGGGCATCGTGCGTGAAGCTGACGTCTTCGAAGCTCACCGCGCCTTCTGGCTTGTCGAGCTCTACCGCCTTTGCCCTGTCCTGTACTTCAGGGACCATGGCGAGAAGACCGTGAAGCTTTTCGAGATCGACAGCGCCCTGTTTGATCTCGCGCCAGGCCCAACCGAGGATATTGAGCGGGGCATAGAGGCTGAGCAGGACGAGCATGACTGCGGTGAGGTCACCAATCTGCATCGTGCCCTGGCTGTAATTCCAAGCTGAAAGCGCCAGCACGGCCAAGAGGCCTGCATTCATGATGAAGGCCTGCACGCCGTTCAGCAGGTACATGCTGCGGACCGCTTCAACGTAGCGCTTGTTGTAGCGACGCATGGCGGTGTCATAGCGGCCTGTCTCACGCTTTTCGGCAGCGAAGGCTTTCACCGTTTCGAAGTTTGTCAGCGTGTCGATTGAGACGGCGCGAAGCTCGGTATCCGCCTTGTTCATGCGCCGACGCTGCCGCACGCGCCATTCGGTAATGATAACAGTCGCGATGACGTAGAGAATGATCGTGACGACGGCGATCAGCGCGAGCCGATAGTCATATGCCGCGCCAAGCGCGATGGAGGCGAGCGCGAGACGGACGAAAGTCGGGCCGATATTGAAGGCGAGAAAGCGGATCAGGTAATCGATCGCGCTCGCGCCCCGCTCAATGACGCGGTTAAGCGCGCCAGAGCGGCGCGTCTGATGGAAGCCGAGGGAAAGCGATTGCGCGTGACCAAAGGCGTCGACGCAGGCGATGCGCTGAGCATCCTGGCTGACCGGGCTGAACAGCGCGTCACGCGCCTGCGGTAGCGCGGCCGCCAGAAAGCGAAGTCCGATCGCAAGCGCGATCCAGCCTATGGCAATTGCAAGCGGGGCAGCCTCCACGCCGTCTTCCCCCGCAACCCGGTTGATCGCATCGCCGAGGATGATGGGCGAGACAACTTCCAGCACGGCTGCGCCAAGCGTCAGGATAATGGCGACCACCATGATGGGTCGCCACTTCTTCATCTCCGGACGGGCGAGGAGTTTCAGGATCTTGACGATCGCGCTACCAAGACCGCCATCGGCGCTCTCGATCCGGTCGCGGTCTGGCTGCGAAAAAGTGGGTGCGGTCATGGCTGCCATATGGGACGAAATGTGCGCGGCGAACAGGGCGAGGCTGGAACGAATCCACGCAGTAGCCTAAACGCGCTTGAAAACGAATGAGACTGAAATGGCGAAGCTGAAATCAATCTGTGTCTATTGCGGGTCATCTGACGATGTACGCCCCGGCTATCTGACCCTTGCCCGCAATCTTGGCCGCGCGCTTGCGGATCAGGACCTGAAGCTGGTCTATGGCGGCGGCGGTGTCGGCCTGATGGGCGCTTGCGCGCGCGCTGCCCACGAAGCTGGCGGCGAAGTGCTGGGCATCATGCCGAAATTCCTGCTTCAGAAGGAACGCGTCTTCGATGAAGTCGAACACCGCATCGTCGATGACATGCACACGCGCAAGCAGATGATGTTCGACGAGTCAGACGCTTTCATCGTGCTGCCCGGCGGCATCGGTACGCTGGAAGAGGCTGTCGAGATGCTGAGCTGGGCGCGCCTTGGCCTTCACGCAAAGCCAATGGCCTTCCTCGATGAGGACGGTTTCTGGGCCCCGTTCTTCGAGCTGATGAACCACATCATTGATGGCAAGTTCACGCCTGAAAGCTTCCGCAGCGCACTGGTGCACGAGAGCACGCCAGAGCTTGCGATTTCTGCCCTGCGCGACCGGGTTGTAGCGATTTCCTGATCAGTCTCTGCGTCAGGCGCGGGAAAGCCGGCGTTCGGCTGCCTCGCGCCCGATCAGCGGGAAAATTACTGACATATCCGGGCCGTGCTCCTGACCGGTCAGTGCCTTGCGAAGCGGCATGAAGAGCCCCTTGCCTTTGCGGCCGGTCGCCTCTTTCAGCTCCGTCGTCCAAGCCTTCCAGCTTTCACTGGTGAGCTCACCTTCCGGAAGGCGATTGCGCGCCTCTGCGATGAAGTCGGCGTCCTCGTCATCAATGACTGATGAAATCGTGCCATAGGCGATGTCAGCGAATGGCTTTGCGTCGTGAACGGTCTCACAATTCTCGCGGACGGCCAGCCAGAAGGCTTCGTTGGCCGCATCAGGCGCGATGCGCTCAAGGTCTGCGCGAACCGCTTCGAATGACAGGTCGTGTACGAGGACCGCGTTCAGGGCGAGAAGGTCCTTCTCGTCAAACTTAGCGGGTGCGCGGCCGATTTTCGAGAAGTCGAACTCTGCCGCGAGCGTCGCCAGATCACTGCGCACTTCGATATTGTCGCTGGTGCCGAGCTTGGCGAGCAGTGACAGGATCGCCATCGGCAGGATGCCGCGTGCCTCGAGCGTGTCCATGCTGAGCGAACCGAGGCGCTTGGAGAATGCGCCGCCTTCTGCATCGACCAGAAGCGGGGTGTGCGCCATATCGGGCGCGGTACCGCCAAGCGCCTTGAAGATTTCGATCTGGGCGCCCGAATTGGTGACGTGGTCCTCGCCGCGCACGACGTGGGTGATCTTGGCGTCGATGTCATCGACAACGGATGGCAGCGTGTAGAGATACGAGCCGTCCTCGCGGATCAGAACCGGATCAGAAACGCTGGACGTGTCGATGCTTTGCGGACCGCGAACGAGGTCATTCCATTCAACGCGGTCACCGGACAGCTTGAAGCGCCAGTGCGGCTTCCGGCCTTCGGCTTCCAGCTTCGCCTTGTCCTCATCCGTGAGGTTCAGCGCCGATCTATCATAGACCGGCGGGCGGCCGCGTGAGAGCGCGATCTTGCGCTTGCGGTCAAGCTCGTCAGCGGTCTCATAGCACGCATAGAGGAGGCCCATGCCGCGCAGCTTGTCGGAAGCTGCATCGTACTGGTCGAACCGTTTGGACTGGTTGAACGTGTCATCCCAGACGAGGCCGAGCCAGGTCAGATCAGCCTTGAGGCCATCTTCATAGGCCTGCGTCGAGCGTTCGGTATCGGTGTCATCGATACGAAGGATGAACTTACCCTGCTCTCCTCCCGTCTGCCCCTTAGCAAAGAGCCAGTTGATGAGGGCTGTGCGGACATTGCCGACATGAAGCTTGCCAGTTGGCGAAGGCGCGAAACGGACGACAGGTGCGGTCATCAATCATCCCTGAAACGGTTGGTAATCGGATAGCGACGGTCGCGGCCGAAATTCTTGCCGCCGACTTTGACGCCGGGCGGCGCTTGCCTACGCTTGTACTCGGCAATGTACAAGAGATGCTCGATACGTCTTACAGTTGCCTCATCGTGCCCGCGGGCGAGAATGTCGTCGATATCAGCCTCTTCATCGACGAGGCCGCGCAGGATGTCATCGAGATCGTCATAGGATGGAAGCGAGTCCTCATCCTTCTGGTCCTCGCGCAGTTCTGCCGATGGCGGCTTGGCGATGATGCGTTCGGGAATCACTTCTCCGGGTGGGCCAAGCGCGCCCTTTGGATGGTTCGCATTGCGCCAGCGGGACAACTCAAACACTTCGGTCTTGTAGAAGTCCTTCAGCGCATTGTAGCCGCCGCACATGTCGCCATAGAGCGTCGCGTAACCAACCGCCATTTCAGACTTGTTGCCGGTCGTCACAACCATGTGGCCGAACTTGTTGGAGAGCGCCATCAGGGTCAGGCCGCGAAGGCGGGACTGGATATTCTCTTCGGTCGTGTCGCTTTCACGTCCGGCGAAGAGATCACCAAGCATGTCGTCCATCGCGCCGACACCGGGCGCGATGTTGACGATGTCATAGCGCACGCCGAGCAGCTCTGCGCATTTTTTTGCGTCTTCGAGGCTTTCCGACGAGGTGTATTTCGACGGCATCATCACGCACCAGACCCTATCGGGCCCGAGTGCATCTACCGCTATTGCCGCTGTCAGCGCACTGTCGATGCCGCCGGACATGCCGAGGACGACACCCGGAAACCGGTTCTTGTTCACATAGTCGCCGAGCGCGAGCGTGGCGGCGCGGTACTCCATGTGCCAGCCATCTGGGTCCAGCTCACATCCCGCATCGGGGAGCTTCAGCTTGCGCGTCTCAAGGTCGAACTCAACCATGGACATGCCGGTGTCGAACTGGCCAACGAGACCACAGCGCTGAGAATGGGTGGTGTTCGTTGCGTAGGAGGCGCCGTCGAAGACAAGCTCATCCTGACCGCCCACCTGATTGACGAAGATGTAAGGCAAGCCGAGCC
This genomic interval from Thalassovita mediterranea contains the following:
- a CDS encoding LL-diaminopimelate aminotransferase, coding for MAGEFYKIRRLPPYVFEQVNRRKAALRANGADIIDLGMGNPDLPTPKHIVDKLCETAQKPDVNGYSASRGINGLRRSLVNYYKRRFDVTLDKDREVIVTLGSKEGFANLAQAISAPGDVILAPDPSYPLHSFGFIIAGASIRGVPAQTPEQYLSNLDHAIRYSVPPPTAMVLCYPSNPTGAVADLDFYREAVKIARQHDLWILSDLAYNEIYFEDPPPSILQVEGAREIAVETTTLSKTYSMAGWRIGFAAGNERLIGALGRVKSYLDYGAYTPIQVAACAALDGPQDCVAEAREIYRARRDTLVDSFRRAGWDVPKPTASMFCWAPVPEQCKSMSSLEFSLALINEAGVAVAPGSGFGERGEGYVRIALVENEQRIRQAARNIKKFLQTHGKAAAENEGPVFEGKELS
- the phaC gene encoding class I poly(R)-hydroxyalkanoic acid synthase; the protein is MSDPEHRTLNAILADQSPEQLQAIGQALAEAAIESQALLNEVLATANPGEGLTSNPDPFGVGNTYGRLGQSLASNPQALLDANLELWTGWISLWKDFTLGQISDAKDKRFSDPEWSSNPAFEFMRKAYELNSSWMMSLLEAAPDLSPSDKRKAQFYTRQTIDALSPTNFFATNPAALRAMLKTGGQSLVDGLRNARADIAKGGGRLSISQSDETPFEIGKNIATAPGKVVFRNKLIELLRFEPSTEDVYERPLLIFPPWINKYYIMDLREENSLIRWLVDKGLTVFVVSWRSADAVTRDFTWDDYIEHGAFAAMNEALAQTGAGKLNAIGYCIGGSLLTGALGHMAKTGDERVASATFFASQSDFSDAGDLMVFTDPESLGSIDSVIDENNGIMPGEMMGQTFNWLRPVDLVWRYVVDNYMMGKKPRPFDLLFWNADQTNIPGETHRTYLKNLYGKNELSQGRFKIFGEPVSMGDISIPVTIQASREDHICPWHSIYRGAQKYGGDVNFILAGSGHIAGVINHPSAEKYQHWTNEGLAKTPEAWLSGAEETKGSWWPTWWEWLEPKAGDLQPAEPVEDKGLGDAPGTYVKMRLSDIAQGKMPATEYSTPSKPDRPAPKPKPAAKKASSPKPKPAAAKAKSSSTTSTKSKAGAKKPAKKTASQGKSGRSASSPKA
- the argC gene encoding N-acetyl-gamma-glutamyl-phosphate reductase, producing MTDQPLKAAILGASGYTGAETVRLLRNHPSVTPVAATGNALAGKTLSDIFPHLRGKYDLDVIKAEDVDWDGIDVAFGCLPHGTSQDLIETLPSHVKVVDLSSDYRFRDAVAYSKAYGREHIAPDRTAIAIYGLSEHAGDAMKGADLVACPGCYPTAILMVLLPLMSPMIIDRDAIIIDAKSGATGAGRGLKEGNLFSEVTEGLHAYGVGTHRHTPEIEQELNLRAGLNDIEVTFTPHLIPMARGEHVTCHLRGDVDSVHAALSAAYADQPFVSVLPLGSPPPDTRHVRGTNDCRIAVFPDSAKGRVIVIAVIDNLVKGSSGQAIQNLNLMMGWDQALGLDALLPLFP
- the rpsI gene encoding 30S ribosomal protein S9 — encoded protein: MSDTANSLEDLKTVTSGEAATETVVTAEPKIDEFGRSYGTGRRKSATARVWLKPGTGKITVNGKDQEQYFARPVLRMVIEQPLIETDRRTEFDVICTVKGSGLSGQAGAVRHGIARALVNYEPGLRSVLKPFGFLTRDPRTVERKKYGRAKARRSFQFSKR
- the rplM gene encoding 50S ribosomal protein L13 yields the protein MKTYNAPADVENKWIVIDATDVVVGRLASYVAKRLRGKHRADYTPHIDTGDHIVVINAEKARFTGNKLRDKTYYRHTGYPGGIKQTTAEKILGGRFPERAIELAVKRMMPGESPLARQQFSKLRVYAGSEHPHEAQKPETVDFASMNVKNLRDD